The genomic DNA TCTTCACTAGGTTCATCGGCTGACTAACAATAACAGTAATAAAAAGCGCCGCTGTAAAAATTACAAAGGCATTAGATAATTTATATCTTATCGTTAGCAATATAAATGGCAATGGCAACGCAAACGTTACAACCGTACCTAAAATCGGAACATACATAGATATAAGCAACAATATTGCATATATCGCTAACAACGCTGCACCTTCAGTAATAAATTTCGTATTTTTCATCCTCTAACCTCTCTTTCAAAAAAAGAAAAGCATAGCAAAATGCACAGTAGAGTCCGACTCTACTGTGCATTTCATACGCTATTATTCACCAACATATGGTAAAAGTGCCATTTGACGAGCACGTTTAATTGCAACTGTAAGTTTGCGTTGGTATTTCGCGCTTGTTCCTGTTACACGACGAGGTAAAATTTTACCACGCTCAGAAACGAAACGTTTTAATAAATCAACATCTTTATAGTCAATGCGAGTGATGCCGTTAGCTGTGAAGAAACACACCTTACGACGTTTCGCACGTCCACCTTTGCGTCCTGCCATGTCTATTTCCCTCCATTCTTAGTTAAAACTAACAAATTTACTGTATTAGAACGGTAAATCGTCGTCGGAAATGTCGATCGGTTGACCTACATTTGAAAATGGATCGTCATTCTTCGTAAATCCAGAGTTTCCTTGGTTACCTTGGTTGCCTGAATTACTAGATTGACCAAATGGGTTAGAGCTTTGGTTACCGAAACCAGCTCCTGATGGTTGCTGATTAAATGAACCACGTTGCTCCCCACCGCCATTACGCGGCTCTAAAAATTGTACGCTTTCCGCAAGAACTTCTGTTACATATACACGTTTACCATCTTGTCCATCGTAATTACGAGTTTGAAGACGTCCATCTACGCCTGCTAAGCTACCTTTTTTCAAATAATTTGCTACGTTTTCTGCTTGTTTACGCCATATTACACAATTAATAAAGTCAGCTTCACGCTCACCTTGTTGATTCGCAAATGCGCGATTCACAGCTAACGTAAAAGTAGCTACTGCAACACCATTGGGCGTGTAACGTAAGTCAGGGTCCTTAGTTAAACGACCAACGAGGATAACACGATTCATCAATCGAACCACTCTCCCTTATATATCAATTATTTTTCTTCTTCTTTAACAACGATATGACGAAGGATGTCTTCGTTGATCTTAGCTAAACGGTCGAATTCGTTAATCGCTTCTGCGTTAGAGTTCACGTTTAAGATCATGTAGAAACCTTCACGTAAGTCGTTGATTTCGTAAGCTAAACGACGCTTACCCCACTCTTTCGTGTTAATGATTTCTGCACCATTGTTTGTTAAAACACCTGCAAAACGTTCAACTAAAGCTTTTTGAGCTTCTTCTTCAACGCCAGGACGAATGATGTACATAATTTCGTACTTTCTCATTACACTTTCACCTCCTTTTGGTCTAAACGGCCCATAATGGGCAAGGAGCAATTAATTTATAGTAATTACTCACGAGTTTAGATTATATCATAGTAAGTTAGATGAATCAACTCACCCATACATAAAAAACTTGGCAAACACATAATATATTTGCCAAGCTCATATCTTTATTTTTCCTAGGAAATATTAAATTAAACGTTGAAGCGGAAGTGCATAACGTCTCCGTCTTTTACGATATACTCTTTTCCTTCTAAACGTACTTTTCCAGCTTCTTTTGCAGCTGTCATAGAACCGTTTGTCATTAAATCATCATAAGAAACTGTTTCCGCACGAATGAATCCACGCTCAAAGTCTGTATGAATTACACCCGCACATTGTGGTGCTTTCATACCTTGTTTAAACGTCCATGCACGTACTTCTTGCACACCGGCTGTGAAGTAAGTAGCAAGTCCTAATAAATCATATGCAGCACGAATTAGTTGATCTAAACCAGATTCTTCAATGCCTAGTTCTTCAAGGAATACCTTTTTCTCTTCCTCGTCTAACTCAGCGATTTCTGATTCGATTTTTGCACATACAACGATTACTTGAGAATTTTCATTTGCAGCAAATTCTTTTACCATTTGTACGTATTTGTTTTCAGAAGGATCGATAACATCGTCCTCGCTTACGTTTGCTACGTATAACATTTCTTTCGTTGTCAGTAAATGAAGACCTTTAACAATCTTCATCTGCTCTTCTGTAAATTCAACAGTACGAGCCGGTTTCCCCTCTTCGAAAGCTTCTTTTAAACGCACTAAAATTTCATGCTCATATACTGCTTCTTTATCCTTTTGTCTTGCTAGTTTCGCAACACGCTCGATACGTTTATCAACAGATTCTAAGTCTGCTAAGATTAGCTCTAAGTTGATTGTTTCAATATCATCGATTGGATCTACTTTCCCTGAAACGTGCGTAATATTTTCGTCCTCAAAACAACGAACAACTTGGCAAATTGCATCTACTTGACGAATGTGAGATAAGAACTTATTTCCTAACCCTTCACCCTTACTAGCACCTTTTACGATACCTGCAATATCAGTAAACTCAAATACAGTCGGAACAGTTTTTTTCGGTTCTACTAATTCCGTTAATTTATTTAAACGCTCATCTGGTACTTCTACAATTCCTACGTTTGGATCAATTGTACAGAATGGATAGTTTGCAGATTCTGCTCCTGCTTGTGTAATTGCATTAAATAAAGTGGACTTCCCTACGTTAGGTAATCCAACAATCCCAGCCGTTAATCCCATATTTTTCACTCCTATGTCTCAATCTTTCATCATTATAGATAGTAACGAAAAAAATGACAAGTTTCCTCCAAACGAAAAAAAGTAACAGCTACCCACTGCAACTGTTACTTTCTCTCTATTCTTCGTGCTTCACAAGTATTTTTTTCACCTTACGATCAAACTCTCTTCGAGGAATCATTACTGAATGGTCACATCCCTCGCACTTAATGCGGATATCCATTCCCATCCGAATAATCTTCCAACGATTCTCACCACATGGGTGGGCTTTCTTCATTTCCACAACATCGTACAAGTTATACTGCTTTTGCTCCATTCTCCAAACCCCTCTCCATACTAAATTGCTTTTCCACTCACCAATTCTTCACGATTATATAAAACCATACGTGGATATGGAATTTCAATACCATGTAAATCTAGACGATTTTTAATTTCTTTACGAAGTGCTCTTGCAATAACCGCATGTTGCATCGGCTCTACTTCTGCAATAACACGTAATATAACTTCTGATGCAGCTAATGTTTGCACGCCTAATAACAGAGGTGTTGTTACCATTTGCTCATATTGCGCAGGTAATTCTTCTAATAATTCTTCAATGACTTGCTCTGCTTTTGCTATGTCAGCCTCATACGAAATAGATACATCAACAAATGCAACACTATTACTAACTGAATAGTTAGTAACTTGAATGATACTTCCGTTTGGTAAAGTATGAATTTCGCCTGTCCAGCTCTTTACTTTTGTTGTACGAAGTCCAATTTCTAAAACGACTCCCTCAAACTGGCCAATTTTCACATAGTCTCCCACTGAAAATTGGTCCTCTAGCAAGATAAATAACCCTGTAATGACATCTTTCACTAAACTTTGAGCACCAAATCCGACCGCTAAACCAATTACCCCGGCACCGGCTAATAAACCAGATGCATTAATATTAAACACACCTAAAATCGCAATTAGCATAATGAACATAACAACGTATGCCACAATATTTTCAAGTAACTTTGCTACTGTAACTGTACGACGTTCTGAAATTTGAATTGGCGAACGACTTCCCATACGAAACGCATTTCGTACAATTGCACGCGCAACTCGTACAACAACTGCACCAATGATTAAAATAATACATATTTTCAATGTCGCTGTTCCAATATCAGCCCAACGATCAGCATTTAATAAATACTGTTTCGTAGCATTAAACCACTTCGTTAATAAATCCATGTACCTCTACCTCTCCAGCCAAAATTTCTTTTTAGTTATCCTTCTTATTGTATCAGAAGTCTTCTAATTGCTGAAAAATTTTTATGATTTTAATTACATTTGTTAACTTCCATGCAGGTATAAAATGGAACGAATAGATATATACTAGTACTATTATTTCCATTTTCACTCAAGTTTTACAGGAAGTACGCACTTATAGTTTTCCATTTTACTCACCATATAACATATTTTGAAAATTTATTAAAAGGATGGATGCTTCATGAATATTGGAAGTTTTCGCTTACCCTTTTTCGAAAAAGAAACTCAAAATGTTATGCACCAAGACGTAGAAGCCTCCGAGACAATCAGTAACTTCTTACTTTCCCATATCCCTATTAAAACGAATATACCGATTATTCTCGTTTGTATCGGAACAGATCGTTCTACAGGCGATGCACTCGGTCCGTTAGTCGGTACGAAATTAGAACAAGTAGGAATTAAAAACTTCCAAGTGTTCGGCACACTAGATGAGCCGGTACATGCGCTAAATTTAGAAGAAAAAATTCAGAATATACAGAAAGATAATCCTACTTCATTTATAATTGCGGTTGATGCCTGTTTAGGAAAGTCTCAAAGCATCGGTTCCATCACTACCGGAATGGGGCCTAGTAAACCCGGAGCTGCAATGAATAAGAAATTACCTGCAGTTGGTGATCTACATATTCATGGCATCGTAAATCTAAATGGTTTTATGGAGTTTTTCGTTCTGCAAAATACAAGATTAAGTTTAGTCATGAAAATGGCTGATGTAATTGCACAAAGTATAAAAGAAACAGATCAAAAATTATCTGTATTAAAAAAAGCAAACCATCTATAAATAATAAGATGGTTTGCTTTTTAATTTTTCTGCGCTAATAATTCTAAAATACGATTTAAATCTTCTTTATTAAAAAATTCAATTTCGATTTTACCTTTTTCTTTTTTCGTTTCTTTAATTTTCACATCTGTGCCAAATTTTTCCCTTAAGAACGTTTCGCGTTCTACAAAAAATATGTTTCTCTCTTTTTTCACTTGTTTTGTTTCACGTGAAACGCGCTGATTAATCTCCTGAACAATTTTCTCTAATTGACGAACATTTAATCCTTCTTTTTCGATTCGTTTCAATAAAGATTTCAATTGTTCTTCATCTTTTATTGTAAGTAACGTTCTCCCATGAGCCATTGAAAGTTGACCATTTGCAATCATATCTTGTACAAACGGAGGGAGGCTTAATAACCGCGTATAATTTGCAATGTAAGGTCTGCTCTTACCAAGACGTTTTGCTAATTGTTCTTGCGTTACATTTAGCTCATTCATTAACATTTGATAGGCCATTGCTTCTTCCATTGGATTTAAATCTTCACGTTGTAAGTTTTCAAGCAATGCAAACTCCATCATTTGCTGCTCATTTAATTGTCTTACAACGGCAGGTACCTTTTCGAGTCCGGCCTCTTTAGCAGCACGATATCTTCTTTCACCTGCAACAATTTCATATCCTTTAATACTCTTCCTAGCAATTAACGGTTGTAATATGCCGTGCTCTTTAATAGAAGCCGATAATTCCTGAATCGCATCTTTATTAAAGTGTTTACGTGGTTGATATGGATTCGGTCTTAATTCAGTTATCGTAATCTCCTGAATTGTTTCTTCTTCTTTCACATCTAAATCAGGAAAAAACACATTGATTCCTCTTCCTAATCCTTTAGCCACCTGCAATCACTTCCTCTGCTAAATCTATATATACTTCTGCCCCTCTTGATTTAGCGTCATACTGCATAATTGGTTTCCCATGACTTGGTGCTTCACTTAAGCGAACATTACGAGGGATAATTGAACGATATACTTTATCTCTAAAATACTTTTTCACTTCATCTATAACCTGAATCCCTAAATTTGTACGGGCATCCAACATTGTTAGCAATACACCTTGAATTGCTAGATTTTTATTTAAGTGCTTTTGCACAAGTCGAACTGTATTTAATAGCTGACTTAATCCTTCTAGTGCGTAATATTCGCATTGAACAGGAATAATAACAGAATCTGCTGCGGTTAATGCATTAATCGTTAATAACCCTAAGGACGGGGGACAGTCGATAATAATATAGTCATATTCATCACGAACTGGCTGTAATGCCCTTTGTAAACGTACTTCCCGGGAAATAGTCGGTACCAATTCAATTTCAGCACCTGCCAATTGAATTGTAGCGGGTAGAACATCTAAGTTTTCAGTTGCGGTTTTACGTATAACCCCTTGAACATCTGCATCTTCCACAAGAACGTTGTAAATACATTGATCTAATTCGGATTTTTCAATTCCCACACCAGTCGTTGCATTTCCTTGAGCGTCAATATCTACAAGAAGGACCTTTTTACCTACTTGTGCCAATCCAGCCCCTAAATTAACAGATGTTGTTGTTTTCCCAACGCCACCTTTTTGATTGGCAATAGCAATGATTTTTCCCATGATGTCACCTACTTTCAACCTTTCTATCTTATTCTAGTAACAATTACGTTTATTGTAACATGAAATAAAAGTTTTTCTTTTACGTCCTTATTAAACTTCAAAATTTATTTGTAAACTCCTTCTTCATCTCACAAGAAAATATAGTAAAAGAGACCTATCCAATAGGATCAGGTCTCTAACGCGCCATTATTATTTTTTCTTCGGAATTTTAATTGTAATTTGATAGTACTCATCAAATTCTTCTTCCTCAGAATTAACATTTAAACCACTGTCAGCAACCATTTGTAAGGACTGCCTAATTGTATTCATAGCAATTCTAGTATCTCGACTTACTGCTTTTTGCTTTGCCTTACGCTTCGGTTTTGCTTCCTCTAGTAATTTCGCAATTCGTTCCTCTGTTTGCTTTACATTCAGTTGTTTCTCCACAATTTCCTGTAAAACCTTCAGTTGTAATTCCTCGTTTTTTAAAGGAATGAGCGCGCGAGCATGGCGTTCTGTAATGCTTTTTTCTAATAATGCGCTTTTTATTTCTTCAGGCAACTTTAACAATCGCAACTTATTTGCGATTGTGGATTGTCCTTTTCCAAGTCGTTGTGCCAATGCTTCTTGTGTTAAATTATGTAACTCAATTAGCTTTTGATAGGCCACAGCTTCCTCGATTGCTGTTAGTTCCTCACGTTGCAAGTTTTCAATTAAAGCTACAGAAGCTGTTTCTGTATCATTTAAGTTCTTTATAATTGCAGGAACCTTCTCCCAACCTAACTTTGTTGCCGCACGGAAACGTCTTTCTCCAGCAATAATCTCGTACTTATCATCCTCATACTGCCTCACAACAATTGGTTGAATAAGTCCGTGTGTACGAATCGTTAATGCTAGTTCCTCAATACGCGCATCATCAAAAACTGTTCGTGGTTGATAACGGTTAGGGGTAATATTTACTATCGGAATTTCTTGTATTTCTTCATATACCTTTTTATCTATTTCTTCATGGCTTTCGTCTTGTAATTCGAATTCGCTCTCTTTATCTCCAAAGCCAAATAAACGAGAAAACGTATTTTTCATACATATTCCACCACCTTTTAGGCCTATTGACTATTCTCCATAAAATGTTTCCTATGAAACATTTACGTTTTCATTTATATAATTTAATCTTACGTCTAATAAGATTTATTTTTCAATAGGTAATTTATTGGGTGTTCCCGGTTTGCGTGGATATTTCTTTGGTGTCTTGCGCTTTTTCTCGATTAATAAAATATTACGTTCACTTTCTTCAAATGGTAATTGGAACGTAGACATTTCTTTTAAATTCCCGCCTAGCACCTCTAAAGCATACTTGCCATTTTCAATTTCTTCGTTTGCTGCAGCACCTTTCATTGCAATGAATGTTCCCCCAACTTTTACAAGTGGTAAACATAGCTCACTTAATACTGAAAGACGTGCAACTGCACGTGCCATTACAATATCGTACGATTCACGTACACCTTCTTTTTTCCCAAATGTTTCAGCACGATCATGACAAAACGCGACGTCACTTAATTCCAACTTTTGTGCTAAATGATTTAAGAAATTAATACGTTTTTGCAACGAGTCTACAATCGTCACTTTTAAATGCGGGAAACAGATTTTTAATGGAATACTTGGGAATCCAGCTCCTGCGCCAACATCACAAATTGAGAATGGTTTTGAAAAATCATAGTAAAAAGCAGCTGTAATGGAATCAAAAAAGTGCTTCAAATATACTTCTTCTTTCTCCGTAATAGCCGTTAAGTTCATTTTTTCATTCCATTCTACTAATGTTTCGAAGTAGATTTCGAACTGCTCTAACTGTCTAGAAGAGAGGGTGATACCCTTCTCTTCTAGCATAGATTGAAATTGTTCTATGTTCATCTAACAATATCTCCTTACTATTTATTGGTTCGATACTCGCGCAATTTTTCCTTGTTCAATATACACAAGTAAAATGGAAATATCCGCTGGATTTACGCCAGAAATACGTGAAGCCTGCCCCATTGAAAGTGGACGAACATCTTTCAATTTCTGTCTAGCTTCTGATGCAAGGCTAGAAATCGCATCATAATCAATATCTACAGGGATTTTTTTGTTTTCCATTTTTTTCATACGCTCTACTTGCTGTAAAGATTTTTCGATATATCCTTCGTACTTAATCTGAATTTCAACTTGTTCTGTCACTTCATCACTTAATTCTACTTCACTTGGTACTAAAAGATGAATATGCTCATATGTCATCTCTGGACGACGTAATAAGTCACTTGCACGTATTCCATCTTTCAATTCACTTCCACCAATGCTGCGAATTAATTCTTGAACTTCAGGACGTGGTTTAATAATAATGCTGCTTAAACGTTCCTTTTCCTGTTCAATTTGTAACTTTTTATTTGTAAATCGCTCATAGCGCTCTTCTTTAATTAATCCAATTTCACGACCAACTTCAGTTAAACGAAGATCAGCATTATCGTGACGTAATAATAGACGATATTCTGCACGAGACGTTAATAAACGATATGGTTCATTTGTACCTTTCGTAACAAGATCATCAATTAAGACACCAATATAAGCATCCTCACGCCCTAAAATAACTTCTTTCTTACCTAAAGAACGACATGCTGCATTAATCCCGGCCATAAGCCCTTGTCCTGCTGCCTCTTCGTAACCAGAAGTTCCGTTAATTTGTCCTGCTGTATATAAATTTTTAATTTTTTTCGTTTCAAGTGTTGGCCATAGTTGTGTTGGCACAATTGCATCGTATTCAATTGCATAACCTGTACGCA from Bacillus basilensis includes the following:
- the rpsR gene encoding 30S ribosomal protein S18; this translates as MAGRKGGRAKRRKVCFFTANGITRIDYKDVDLLKRFVSERGKILPRRVTGTSAKYQRKLTVAIKRARQMALLPYVGE
- the ychF gene encoding redox-regulated ATPase YchF — translated: MGLTAGIVGLPNVGKSTLFNAITQAGAESANYPFCTIDPNVGIVEVPDERLNKLTELVEPKKTVPTVFEFTDIAGIVKGASKGEGLGNKFLSHIRQVDAICQVVRCFEDENITHVSGKVDPIDDIETINLELILADLESVDKRIERVAKLARQKDKEAVYEHEILVRLKEAFEEGKPARTVEFTEEQMKIVKGLHLLTTKEMLYVANVSEDDVIDPSENKYVQMVKEFAANENSQVIVVCAKIESEIAELDEEEKKVFLEELGIEESGLDQLIRAAYDLLGLATYFTAGVQEVRAWTFKQGMKAPQCAGVIHTDFERGFIRAETVSYDDLMTNGSMTAAKEAGKVRLEGKEYIVKDGDVMHFRFNV
- the noc gene encoding nucleoid occlusion protein, with product MKNTFSRLFGFGDKESEFELQDESHEEIDKKVYEEIQEIPIVNITPNRYQPRTVFDDARIEELALTIRTHGLIQPIVVRQYEDDKYEIIAGERRFRAATKLGWEKVPAIIKNLNDTETASVALIENLQREELTAIEEAVAYQKLIELHNLTQEALAQRLGKGQSTIANKLRLLKLPEEIKSALLEKSITERHARALIPLKNEELQLKVLQEIVEKQLNVKQTEERIAKLLEEAKPKRKAKQKAVSRDTRIAMNTIRQSLQMVADSGLNVNSEEEEFDEYYQITIKIPKKK
- the yyaC gene encoding spore protease YyaC — its product is MNIGSFRLPFFEKETQNVMHQDVEASETISNFLLSHIPIKTNIPIILVCIGTDRSTGDALGPLVGTKLEQVGIKNFQVFGTLDEPVHALNLEEKIQNIQKDNPTSFIIAVDACLGKSQSIGSITTGMGPSKPGAAMNKKLPAVGDLHIHGIVNLNGFMEFFVLQNTRLSLVMKMADVIAQSIKETDQKLSVLKKANHL
- a CDS encoding DUF951 domain-containing protein, with the translated sequence MEQKQYNLYDVVEMKKAHPCGENRWKIIRMGMDIRIKCEGCDHSVMIPRREFDRKVKKILVKHEE
- the spo0J gene encoding stage 0 sporulation protein Spo0J, producing the protein MAKGLGRGINVFFPDLDVKEEETIQEITITELRPNPYQPRKHFNKDAIQELSASIKEHGILQPLIARKSIKGYEIVAGERRYRAAKEAGLEKVPAVVRQLNEQQMMEFALLENLQREDLNPMEEAMAYQMLMNELNVTQEQLAKRLGKSRPYIANYTRLLSLPPFVQDMIANGQLSMAHGRTLLTIKDEEQLKSLLKRIEKEGLNVRQLEKIVQEINQRVSRETKQVKKERNIFFVERETFLREKFGTDVKIKETKKEKGKIEIEFFNKEDLNRILELLAQKN
- the rsmG gene encoding 16S rRNA (guanine(527)-N(7))-methyltransferase RsmG, with the protein product MNIEQFQSMLEEKGITLSSRQLEQFEIYFETLVEWNEKMNLTAITEKEEVYLKHFFDSITAAFYYDFSKPFSICDVGAGAGFPSIPLKICFPHLKVTIVDSLQKRINFLNHLAQKLELSDVAFCHDRAETFGKKEGVRESYDIVMARAVARLSVLSELCLPLVKVGGTFIAMKGAAANEEIENGKYALEVLGGNLKEMSTFQLPFEESERNILLIEKKRKTPKKYPRKPGTPNKLPIEK
- the ssb gene encoding single-stranded DNA-binding protein, which encodes MMNRVILVGRLTKDPDLRYTPNGVAVATFTLAVNRAFANQQGEREADFINCVIWRKQAENVANYLKKGSLAGVDGRLQTRNYDGQDGKRVYVTEVLAESVQFLEPRNGGGEQRGSFNQQPSGAGFGNQSSNPFGQSSNSGNQGNQGNSGFTKNDDPFSNVGQPIDISDDDLPF
- a CDS encoding mechanosensitive ion channel family protein; the protein is MDLLTKWFNATKQYLLNADRWADIGTATLKICIILIIGAVVVRVARAIVRNAFRMGSRSPIQISERRTVTVAKLLENIVAYVVMFIMLIAILGVFNINASGLLAGAGVIGLAVGFGAQSLVKDVITGLFILLEDQFSVGDYVKIGQFEGVVLEIGLRTTKVKSWTGEIHTLPNGSIIQVTNYSVSNSVAFVDVSISYEADIAKAEQVIEELLEELPAQYEQMVTTPLLLGVQTLAASEVILRVIAEVEPMQHAVIARALRKEIKNRLDLHGIEIPYPRMVLYNREELVSGKAI
- the rpsF gene encoding 30S ribosomal protein S6; its protein translation is MRKYEIMYIIRPGVEEEAQKALVERFAGVLTNNGAEIINTKEWGKRRLAYEINDLREGFYMILNVNSNAEAINEFDRLAKINEDILRHIVVKEEEK
- the soj gene encoding sporulation initiation inhibitor protein Soj; the encoded protein is MGKIIAIANQKGGVGKTTTSVNLGAGLAQVGKKVLLVDIDAQGNATTGVGIEKSELDQCIYNVLVEDADVQGVIRKTATENLDVLPATIQLAGAEIELVPTISREVRLQRALQPVRDEYDYIIIDCPPSLGLLTINALTAADSVIIPVQCEYYALEGLSQLLNTVRLVQKHLNKNLAIQGVLLTMLDARTNLGIQVIDEVKKYFRDKVYRSIIPRNVRLSEAPSHGKPIMQYDAKSRGAEVYIDLAEEVIAGG